cctacaactcactCTGcaacccagggtggccttgaacttgaaattctCCCATTTCAGCCCCCAGAGTGCTGTCATTACTTGTCTGGGTCAACAAAGCCCAGTTTtaggaaaagaatatatatggCTAAGAtctgaattctttttaaagatgtatttagttattttatatgagtacactgtagctgtcttcagacacaccagaagagggcgtcagatttcattacagatggttgtgagccaccatgtggttgctgggaattgaattcaagacctctggaagagcagccagtgctcttaagtgctgaactatctctctcgCACACCCCCTTTTAAACAAAGAGTAGATGCTTTAATAGATTTGATCCACTGATAAACTGGTTTCTAGTCTTACATCTCCCTATATTTGACTTAttgtgcagggtgtgtgtgtgtatatgtatgtgtgtgtatgtatgtatgtgtacacgcATGCATGTCTTTGCGAGTATATGTGTATCGTATTTATTCAGGAGTCCATGgagcagaagagggtatcagacctggaactggagtcacaggcagctgtgagagctgccatgtgggtgatgggaaccgaacctgggtcctctgcatgagcagcaagtgctcttaatcgtTGGGCCTTGTTCCAAACCTTCTAGTATTTCTTACCTCGCACCTCTTTGAAGGCAGTGTTTCCAGGCCATTTCATCCCAGACaagggaagagagaatcacagacaAGATGACAATAGTACATATTCAGTGAGCTTCTGGGTTAAGAGGGAGGGAAAGCCAGGCagtgtggtgcacgcctttaatcccagcacttgggaggcagaggcaggtggatttctgaattcgaggccagcctggtctatagagtgagttccaggacagccagggctatacagagaaaccctgtctcgaaaaaccaaaagaaaaaaaaagggggagggaaaataCTTAGCAgatgaaaaaaagatgaaaatttccATCCTGGCCCGGCATAGCGGCCCATGGCTAAAGTCCCAGCACCGCAGAGACTAATGTAGAAGGGTGGATCTGGGCGAGAGTGTGGGCTCCACGGgacacccagtctcaaaacaagggaaaagaaaaaaaaacgcccttctttctgcctcctctgggtTGGTCTCTGGAGTTCCTGTGTGGCAGGCTGAGGTATTCCAAGAAATTAGAAATGGGAGAGGCCTAGAAATATGGCTGGCCATTCTACTTTGTGTTGGCGGGGGCACTGAGGGGGTGACCAACCACAGCGCCAGTAATCTGTGTGTCAGCCCCCTCATTCCAAGAATGGGGTGGATCTCTTAAAGGCGCCCCATGTCCCACATGCATCCTGCTCCTTCCACCAATTCAGGAGCAGTGTGACAAGCTAGTGAGTGACTCAAGTCTAAagcagagcgagttccagggctTGAGCGCGGGAGCCAAATGGAGCCAGGGACATTCGACAGCTGCAGGCCGGAGCGGGGTACTATCCTACACTCTGGGTGCTCGCTCCTCCTCCCGTCCCCCGCGCACCCCTGCTCTGGCTCTTGGAGCTCAACAGTCTTGCTGGGGCGCTGCAGCCAAGGAGCTACGCGCTCACCAAGACCCTGACGGCTGCGGGAGCCAGGGCGGCGTCCGCTTTGGTGATACCATGAATGGCTCGGGAAGCCAGGGGACGGAGGACACGAGCCAAGAAGGTGGCGGCGGCTGGCAGCCCGAGGCGGTCCTCGTACCCCTATTTTTCGCGCTCATCTTCCTCGTGGGCACTGTGGGCAACGCGCTGGTGCTGGCGGTGCTGCTGAGCGGCGGCCAGGCGGTCAGCACTACCAATCTGTTCATCCTCAACCTGGGTGTGGCCGACCTGTGTTTCATCCTGTGCTGCGTGCCTTTCCAGGCCACCATCTATACCCTGGACGATTGGGTGTTCGGCTCACTGCTCTGCAAGGCCGTTcatttcctcatcttcctcaCCATGCATGCCAGCAGCTTCACTCTGGCCGCCGTCTCCCTGGACAGGTGAGTGAACATCTGAGAACTGGGTACCCAGGTAGGAGCTTGGGCTGGAGTCGCCACGCAAGGATCCAGAAGGGATGCGCAATGGGGGAGAACACTAAAATTACAAAGTGGCCCGAGGCCGTGAAATGCAAGGAGAAAGAGATTAAGACTCAGTGACTAAGTGTCCCTACATTAAGTCAATCCTCGGACCTCTAGGGTCTTTACGTTATTGTTGCTTGAGCTAAATGTCTCTCTGAAACATTGCAGTACTCAGACCAGAGTTGGCTTGCAAAGTAACTTGCCAGTATTCAAATACTAATTGAGAGCTGCAGAGAGGCATTTGCTTCTTGGCCCCAAGCTGAGCACCTGGAGCGTTGTCAGGCTTCAGGCTTAGAACTGGGCTGTACTTTGGATAGACCCAGGCTGAAGTACAAGGGAGCGAGTGAGGGCTCCTAGCGGACGCCCAGAGTCCTCCAGGCCAAGGCTCCCGGTCCAGAGATGCCTGCGGTTGGATGCTCCTTCCCTAGCTAAAGGACCCTGAAAGAGAAACTTCCAGAATGCTCTGAAGGGCTTGTGACTGGAAAAGACACTAGAAACAGGTCCTGGGGAGGAACTCCTGGTCGGGTGTCATTAGTTCCCTGCCCCTTTGCATCACTTGGACCTTCCTACAGTAAAGCAGTGAAGAGAGGTGGTGATCCTCATTCTCCTCTGGTTCCCACTGAGTACAACATGTGGGTTCTGAGTCAGCTGGTGTGACGCACAAAACTTCAGCTTTCTTAAGAATGCCCTTGCTGTACCCAAGTCTTCTCCAGGTTGTCTGTCAGAGAGTCTCAGGCATTAGGGATCTGCCTCCCTCAGTTGAAACAAGAGGATAATAATCACTGTCCCCAGAAGTCCGGGCAGATTCTACAACTTTTTGTCTTCAGTGGTTTGGGGGTGCTCTTTCGCGTGGAGTAGGTCAGTGGCCACATTCCCAGGGTTGGCAATGTACTACTAGCAGTGAATTAGTGAATCCTCTCGCTTACCTGacgcccccaccccaaccccatttTCCACACAGGTATCTGGCCATCCGCTACCCGCTGCACTCCCGAGAGTTGCGCACACCTCGAAACGCGCTGGCGGCCATCGGACTCATCTGGGGGCTAGCATTGCTTTTCTCCGGGCCCTACCTGAGCTACTACAGTCAGTCGCAACTGGCCAACCTGACGGTGTGCCACCCAGCGTGGAGCGCACCACGACGTCGCGCCATGGACCTCTGCACTTTCGTCTTTAGCTACCTGTTGCCAGTGCTGGTCCTCAGCCTGACTTATGCGCGCACCCTGCGTTACCTCTGGCGCACAGTCGACCCAGTGGCTGCCGGCTCAGGTTCCCAGCGCGCCAAGCGCAAGGTGACACGGATGATCGTCATTGTGGCGGTGCTCTTCTGCCTCTGTTGGATGCCCCACCACGCGCTTATCCTCTGCGTGTGGTTTGGTCGCTTTCCGCTCACGCGTGCCACTTACGCGCTGCGCATCCTTTCACACCTAGTTTCTTATGCCAACTCCTGTGTCAACCCCATCGTTTATGCTCTGGTCTCCAAGCATTTCCGCAAAGGTTTCCGCAAAATCTGCGCGGGCCTTCTGAGCCGTGTCCCGAGGAGAGCTTCAGGCCGAGTGTGCATCCTGGCGCCCGGGAACTATAGTGGCAGCATGCTGGAACATGAGTCCACAGACCTGACACGGGTGAGCGAGGCAGCCGTGCCCCGTGTCCCCAAACCAGCACTTCCCAACTGCACAGCCTTGAGTAGAACCCTCGATCCAGCCTGTTAAAGGACCAACGGGCATCTAAAAGATTCTGGACAGTGTGACCAGAAGATACCTGGGGGTTATGTTTGGATCTTAACAGGGTTGCAGCTAAAGACCGAGGATTGTAGGGAACCTTCTGTTATTAAACTGCACAGATTTCGAGAGTGGAGACACAGCACTTACATCCTAGCAGCtgagaagtggaagcaggagcaAAGCCAACCATCAAGTTTGCGGAGTGCTTGAACTACCTGAGATCCAGTTCGAACaatagtaaaaaatttaaaaggttcaaaccatttcttttgctgtgatgtGTGGGACTTCTGTcatgaaaccccaaagcccagggTAAAAAGTCTCTGGGACTTTACCGGGTGAGGGAGGCTTCTCAGTGCAGGGGGCGCTTAGCTTGACTACTAGAAGACAGCAGCCAGAACAGAGAGTCACTATGATGAATGCTAGCACTATGGGTTCAGTGATGCCTAATGTGGTCACCCAGAGGTGCTTGTTGTTCACTAAGTCATCAGCCAACTCATATGATCAAGACAAGCAACACATCTGAGCGGGTTGAAGCTGACTGATGGACAACAGGAATCACTTGTGCTTCTGTTTTAGTTTGTCCGTGCACAAGTTCAGGGGGGCTCTCATGGGCAGCCTGATTAGGGTTTTACTCCCGACCTTGTATTTGCCTCCCTGCCTGCAGCTGGGCAGGTCAAGTATCCAGCACCTTAATTTTTGCTTGGGGTCAAAAAGTCACCTTCCATCAAGTTCCACTCCTCATACACTAACTACAGTGACTGATTCTAAGTTCCTTTGGGTTGGGACAAGATTATTTGGCAGAACATGAGTGTCCCAAGTTGGTCTCTATCTATCCCCAAGTTCTTGAGCCAAGGCACTTTACATAAAATCAGAAGTGTTTAAGGAGTAAAAGGGCGAAGACATCTTTATCTTAAGTCATGGAGTGGGCCAACTTTGGCCAAAGTCACTAAAGCGTACAGCCTACACCCCAACCCCAATTAGGGTCATGtagaagagagaaagtggggctggagagatggcacaggagttaagagccctggctgctcttccagaggtcctgagttcaattccaaacaTCCACACATTGTAGCTCACAACGATCTataaatgggatctgatgccctcttctagcacgCATCAACTATGCACAAAGAATACTTACAAATAagtaaggggctagagagatggctcaatagttaagagcactgactgctcttccagagatcctgagttcaatcccagcaacctcatggtggctcacaaccatctttaatgggatccaatgccctcttctggtgtgtctgaaaacagctatagtatactcatacataaaataaataaatcttaaaaacacaaacaagtaaAACTTAAGAAACAAAGGCTTGTCTCATAGCGCAGTGTGTTCCCGGTGctggaaatggagaaggaaagtaCATGTGGGCAGGTGTAGTAGCTGGGGCTGGATGCTAAGCTTTGTCTTTGGGTGTTTGGGAGAAGGCAAGCTTAGTTCAAGGCTTAGTCCTTGCACAGAGCAGCTGCCTCCATCCAGTGGCTCAGCCCCACTGAATGGGCTGAGTGCAGGCTGTAGCCCAGCTCCCCAGGgtcccagcagctgggagccGAGGGCTCAAGGTTTTAGTGTTAAGGTTTGGATCCAGTGGTAAACCTAACCCCATCCATCAGCCTGGCCATCCAGGTCCCAAGAACGGGGAGTGCTAGTGAGCATGCAGGTGTGTCCGCCGTGTTTAACGTGGTGAATTCCCTGATGACTCGGGAAGGCACGGGATCAGGATCCAGTGCCAaactggggagagggcagaacTCAGCCTCGGCTAGTGCTTGGACTTGCTGCTGCCTACGACAGTAAACGACCCAATCTGATGTGCCCCTCCCCAAGGACATCCTGCAGTTCACAGTGTCCTCTGTGTTGATGCTGTGGCTGGTAAGCGCCCGCCCGCCTCGGGGAGGTCAGGGTGGAGCCACACTCCAAAGCATCAGCCTCCATCAACATACTAAGTttaagcacacatatatgtggaggACCAGGCCTCACTGGAGTCCTGGTGGGACTGGCAAAACGGGGGCCTCTCCTGTCCCAGCACAAGAGTGGCCGTCTCCCTGAAGGCTATGGGTGGACCAGGTTGGCCATGTGGAACTCATTGGGTCCTAACCAGAGATCAATGGCAACTTTGAGCTTCTCCATTTCCCAGGGACCACAGTGACTGCAGCCTCGGTTTCTATCCTTCCAGCAACACGGATGCTGGAGTGGGAGACTGGGTAGGATGTCCGAGAGgaggctggtctccagtccaaTCTGGCACAGGGCTCTGTGGTCCACAAGGCTGTATGCTTCCCTCTAGTCTATCGCAGTCTTATGGCAGCTGAATGGCACAGAGCCGCACAGATTTTCCATCTCCCAGCAAGTAAGTGCATCTCCAGTTCCCCTAGGAGGATCTTCACAATCCTCCAGTTCACAGCTACAGCTGTCATAGCCGCTCCACAGCAGCTGGCTTCTGTCACTTCAGTCTTTTCTCCCCAGAGCGACTGCTCTCCACAGCCAAGGCAGGTTACAGTGTCTGGGCCAGGAGTGCTCGATCCAGAGGCTCACTCCCAAAGGCAGCTGAAGAGGCAGCCACCCAGTCAGATGCTGAATTGGCAAAGCACACCCAGGAAGCCCACAGCTGCGGCCCCATGGACCCTAATATTTCTAGAGTAAAATGGTGAACAGAGATGATCTGTGGTCACTTCCCTGCCATGAGGTGCTGCCAAATGCATTTATTTCCACAAGGAAAATTCATCTCAGAATCTAAAGCCCTTCTTTAATTGGAGGCCATCTCATGTGCTCTAAAAGCGAGGGAAACCTGTGGATTagctccctcccctcctgcctgccCCTAGAGGCCATCAGAATCCCACAGCTTCTGTGGGCTCCAGTCTCTCTTGTCATAGGTCACCTTTTTTGCATCCCATCCCTTTTTGTGATGGAGCTGATGGAGCCTCAGGTCCACGGGGTAGACTCTCGAGATTGTgtcaagagagaaaacacagtacATGATTTGAAAGCTCAGGTCccaccccagcacccatgccCTCCTCCAGATGGTATACACCCAGAGGCTCTGCGCTCTCCCTGCTGTCTGATCCCTCCACACCCCAGGAAATGCCTTTTTTCTTCCAGCTGAACCAGAACACAGAGCTCAAAGCCATCCTGGTGCTGCTGGGTCCCAGGAAGGCACTGCTGTTAGTCGATGTGTGTGAGGGTCGCTGTCTCTCTGAACCACTGCGTGAGTTGCCTACAAAGAGGCAGTGCTGCCCGGGTACCTTGTCttccaaccccccctcccccgcaggCCCTGCTCAAGACCTGCTGGCTCCCTCGACTCCCTGCCAGGGCTCTGCGGGCAAGGCCCAGGCTGACCCCCTCCCACCGGCCGTCTGTTTCCTTAGCAGCTACTGCTTTTTCCTAGCACCATGGTTGCTGTCCACATACAGCCTTAGAGACAAGGGCAGCCCCAAACCTGTGCCCTGAGGAGAACTGAGTGATCAAGAGACCCCAGGACCTAATACGGAAGGTAGGCGAAGCCTAAGGACGATTCCGGTCATGGAGGACCACGAGGCTCGAGAGATTTAACAGAGCAGAGTGACAAGCTGCGCGCGCACCCACAGTGGCCAGGCTAGAATGGCCGGGTCTGCTGTACTGACAACGGCTCCCAGCATTTACTCTGCTGGTGACTGGCTCTGGGCCCCACTCTGTCCTCTGAGGTAGAGTATGGCAGATCCATCCCTCTAAAGGCCTCCACGGCACCTGGGAGAAGTCCCTGCCTGGCAAAGCtctctaagagggtgttcccaCCACTTGAGGAAGCTTGGGATAGGCCAGACCCAACCTTTAATTAGCTGAGCATCTAAAGAAGGGAGGCTTTTCCTGCCTTTGATCACTCTGCTCTGGAAGAACATTCTGGAGCAGCCAAGAACAGTCCCTTTCCCTGACAGCAGTTtctggaggaggaaagagttcaAGCAGGGGCGGGGCTACAGCGGCTGAGCAGACTTTCCCCATCTGGGTGTGGCTCATGTCCGTGGCCTGCATGTGAGCGTGTGCAAGTCTGACCCAGCCCCTGGcagggtgtgtgcacatggtggACAGCCTGGTCTGTAAGAGAGTGGGCCCAGGGATACAGACATAAGGGGCGGTATAGGCCCTACGGCTAGGCAAGGGTTACAACAGTGTCTCGGAGAGACATGTCAGCTCCACTCTCTAACAGGAGGCTCACACATCCCAAACTCTTCCCTCtgtgtagaaaagaaaaatcaaccatCTCCCAAGAGCACCGTAAGGGCCCGCCCTTCTTGAACACAGCCGTTCCCAGCCGTCCTAGCAGTAGGGCCCAGCTTTACATTCATGACCCTCTGCTTTGACCCTGGATTGTTCTGCTTAGCCCTCTAGTGGCCCAGGCCGGCAagcacagaagctggggaccagGGACCGGGTGGCTGAGCATCCCTCCACACACTTTTTGAAGTGGCTATCTCCACGGGGACCAGAGACAGAGTGGCCCTGCCTCCTGACAGCCAGCAGACCCCCAGCTGTTAGAACATCCCAGAGCTCAGCATCCAGACCACGCCCTACCTAAGAGAGTGGGGCCTGGCGGCCTTTCCTCTAGGTCTGCTGGCTGTGATGTGGCCTATTTCTCTTTGAGCCCATTCACATCCGTGGGTGAAGGGATGAAAGCAGACCACGGTGGAGCCTGCCATCCTATTCTTGGTATCCACATGGCTGCTGGCCGGATGCACTCCATCATGAGACCCAAGGCTTGACAGGACCTATGCTCTGGGTGATGCTGGCGTGGCAGATGAAGGCTGCAGGGAAGGCGCAGACACCAGGACTATCTGGGGCGGGGCTCCTGGGTGGGGCACGCAGGTCTCTGTTCTGAAGGACTTCACACTCACCCGGCTCAGAAGTGTGTTACCACTGGTTTATGAGTCCGATGACATGCTAGGCATGCCGGTAGAACTGGGCAGAAACACTGGCAGACTCAAGCAGAGGTGTCGAAAAGGCGATCAATCATGTCGCCCACCTGCTCCACGCGGTACTTGATGTATTTCTCCGGGTTTTTGGTGAAGGGCACGCTGCCATACCTGACCAGGCACCATGATGAGAGGTCAGGGGAGAGCTGTCTCCATCCTCAACCTAGAACACCTCTGACAGGCGCTAGGATGGCATGGGTGGGCGGGCCTGAGTAAAGTCCCAAAGCCCAGGGATGTGCTGTCTACCCCATGACCTCTTTGTGTTTCCCTAAGAAAGAGCACGTGGGCCACCTGGGAAGTGATCTGCAAAGGGCCCCGGAGGAAATGGGCTCACCTGTGCAGAAAGGCCCCATAGGTCTCCTTGACAATGTTTTTCTGAGCCTGTCGAATcttgtctctctgctctgtgtctgGAATGGCCCAGGCCTTCTGAATCTTGCACAGTTCTTCGAGTCCATCATTGAACCCCTGACCACCACACAGGTAGGAAGGAGGGACCAAGAGACAAAGTTAAGGCTgggtgtgggggtgcacacctttaatcccagcactcagcaagcagaggcaggcagacggatttctgtgagttccaggccagcctggtctacaaagtgagctccaggataaccagggctacacaaagaaaccctgtctcaaaaacaaacaaacaaacaaataaacaaaaacaaaccaaacaaaaagcgaTAAAAACTTTGTGCCTCTGTTGCCACTGCTGCGGCCACCATCCGTGCAGGGAGGACCCGACTCACCTTGAAACGTTCCTTAATCATCTGCCGCTCCTTGTCCCGAAGCTGGAGATCCagaggggagaagaaggcagCAGAGAAAGCTTTGCTCAGAGCAGAACCACTCTGCCCTCGCCTGCCCCAAGCACCGTGTGCCCCGCCCCAAGCACTGTGTGCCCCGCCCTCTCCCGCTGTCCTCTTGGCCTCCAACATCTCTGCTGCAGAGAGATGCTTGTCCGTCTTTCCTAAGATACAAGTATCCCATCTGCTCCCTACCCATTCCTGGCACAAGCCTGGCCTTTACCTTGACTCCAGGCTGGAACACAGGTAGATTCTTCTCCGAGATGTAGTCAGTCACCTTTAGCCAGCTGCCAGGCAACagggggagaggacagagaggggcaGCTTCAGACAACTGCCTAAAGtctgcttgctttgcttttcaaAGCTCTCAATCTACGGAAGGaacgtggggggggggcaggaattATCTGGGTCAAGGGTGAGTAAGCAAAACAGCAGGGACGCTCCCCTTGGGGACAGGCAGTGTTTAAGCTGCTCGCTGTGACAATtaaggacaggaagcagaaggcgCTCAGTACACTGAACAAATTCTGTCGACCGCAGCTCACATCAATATTGTGGCAAATTAAGATAGAGAAACAGATGGGGAAAGAGGCCAGATAAACAGGAAGGAAGTAGGAGGCGCTCAGAAAGAAACAGGCCGGGGACACTAGAGGACCAGAGAAGTAGCCAGAACCTTTCCAAGCTCAAGGGCTCTCATGACCCCGCCGTTCTCCAGGGCTAAACACTGTTCACATCTCTGACAGGTTCCCTCTTCAGCTATCGTAGCCAGGACACTTGGCAGACCACTCTGCAGAGGCTCTGTGGTCCCTCAGGAGCAGCTCCCAAAGGGAGGCGGGggagtggcgggggggggggacggacAGAACTTCTCTCTCCTCATCCatgaattagagaaaagaaaaatgctaggGACTCAACTCGATGGCAGACACTATACTCAGCCTCTAGAAGGCTCTGGCTTTGAGCCCTATCCTAAAAACAAACTCCAAGGAGAGAGTAACAAATGGGAACAGGCCTTAGCTGGGGACCTCACTCTGAGGGCTGAGAAGGAAGGGCGTGGCCTCGGGATGCTGCTGGCCGCTTACCTGCGCTGGTAGGTCTGGATCTGCTGCTCGATGTGTTCCCGGTAGGAACGCTCAGCAGTCTTTTGGGTCACAGCCACCAGCTGGATCAGCTCGGACCTGGggggaggcagaagagaaagagaaaagaggggccTGGCAGTCTTTGGCCTTGCAGCAGCACCAGGAAGGATGCCTCCTGTGCCAAGCCTTCCTGAGCTCTAAAGTGGGTAcggaacacagagagaaactgaacACCCAGTCCTAGGAGGGTGCATCCAGCCCTGGAGGGCAGCGGCTGGCACGACTGCCCAGCAGAGCCAAGGCCACTTACTTCTCCAGGGACTTGAGGATGTAGTTGTAGTTGTTGTGTAGGAAGATGGCGCTCAGCGCTGGATCCTCGTACACCTTGGACTTGCTTAGTAAGTTCAGCTGCAGGTTGCCCAAGACTTTGCCTATACAGAAAGATGGGGCTACATCCTCCAAAAGTGTCTGATCCAAATAACCTgactgtaaaagtatcttttattcagCCCGACGTAACTGTCATCTCAGAGGGTCGCTGGccctgtctgctaacctaggcctaggtctggaagcttctagcctccatacaatctaatctaggcctcgaatgttttcagcctctgggaCGTACTGCTGAGCCGGCTTACCCTTCTTAGTTCTCTCTGAGCTCTGGTTGGCCGCTCAACTCAGCTTTCCTGGCTCAAACTCtactccaagctgactgattcaatctggcttctctgggcttctcctgaattgccctgcctggcctcaaactaactctagcaatctgttctaatcttcagcttccttctcattctttggcCCGGTCTATCTTTACccgtgtctagcttgttctctctgcagcctgtctctctgtcactgtcctggtaaaactgcctcttccttctgtctgtctacgATGCTCTCTCTTAagcagcctcctcttcctctctcttctcaagagttgggcatatcctgttCTGCCAAATCTTTAATTTgccactttgtctgccactcaattagacatcactttcaaacatgggtgcttccttctacaaactaactttagcCTCATtttttaggattaaaggtgtgtactcaGGACTGAGCCAGACCACGACTAgggttttccagtaaataacacaatctaggggttcacagtgtgatcaaatatcctgcgaCACCAGACTTCCAGGGACAGCTAACCAGTTCCTAACAACTGTCCTTGCTCTTCTGACTACCAGGCCGTTGAAGCTCTTctcaaagccctgggtcctgAACCGGAACTAGCCAGGAAGGGGCCAGGAAGAGATGGACAGCATGGAGACAAGGGAGGG
This sequence is a window from Mus pahari chromosome 14, PAHARI_EIJ_v1.1, whole genome shotgun sequence. Protein-coding genes within it:
- the Galr2 gene encoding galanin receptor type 2, which produces MNGSGSQGTEDTSQEGGGGWQPEAVLVPLFFALIFLVGTVGNALVLAVLLSGGQAVSTTNLFILNLGVADLCFILCCVPFQATIYTLDDWVFGSLLCKAVHFLIFLTMHASSFTLAAVSLDRYLAIRYPLHSRELRTPRNALAAIGLIWGLALLFSGPYLSYYSQSQLANLTVCHPAWSAPRRRAMDLCTFVFSYLLPVLVLSLTYARTLRYLWRTVDPVAAGSGSQRAKRKVTRMIVIVAVLFCLCWMPHHALILCVWFGRFPLTRATYALRILSHLVSYANSCVNPIVYALVSKHFRKGFRKICAGLLSRVPRRASGRVCILAPGNYSGSMLEHESTDLTRVSEAAVPRVPKPALPNCTALSRTLDPAC